Within the Zea mays cultivar B73 chromosome 10, Zm-B73-REFERENCE-NAM-5.0, whole genome shotgun sequence genome, the region CTGTTACCTATAAAATCAACTTTCAGCTGAAAGCTGTAGCATCGGTCACAAACTGTCACAAGAGAACAGTGCCACTCAAATTCGGCAGGATCCAGCACGCAAGGAAGcttggaggatgacactatggatTTGGGACAAATGAAATCCACAAATTTTTCCGCTGGAGAGCGCGATCCTCTGAAAAGtatagacaacttttttccaaaaaaaagaaaagaggaaaaaaATGTTATCTTCTACCTCCTTAGCTGCTCTTCTCCATGGCCGCCCCCATTATCCTTTCCGTCCGTCGAAGGCGCATCTTTTCCTAGCTCTCCCCAACAACCCTACCCGTTTCCTGGCCTCCGCCTCCGTCCGGGTCGCCTATCCTCCCCGGTGGCATCTCCGCGCCGCCGACGGGGAGCGGGACAACCGCGTGCAGGAGCTGAGGGTGCCCGATTCTTGGCTGACGCCTGCAGGAGCAACGCAGGTTCGGTCCCAACTTGGTCTTTTCTCTGATTTTTTCCACCGATTCTTGTCGCAGCCTCGTCGTGGTTGCTATAGCTGTTCTCCAGTTCTTAGGTACcggtaaacaatctagggtagtaGGGTGAACATACTACGCTCATGGGGCAGATTGATGCTTCTCACTTTCAAACGAAATTTGCAGGGGTCATGGTGTAGAATGATAGTATACCGTCACTTCAAACCAAAAATTGCTCCCCGGTTTCCCAATACAGCCTTCAGAATTCATTATTAAAATGCCACTTACATATTTGCCATCGAAGCGTGCATTCTTGTTTGTTTCTTATCAATTTTGCTTAAATGGCAAATCAGAATAGTATGTCAGCTGGCTAAGACACGCGTAAAGGCACAAATACATCTCCCCTTCTCTTTTCTCGGAAAGGGAAGCGATATATTGAAACCATTAACAGTACATCAAGATGATAAAAAGCTTTGAGCTTTGGCTAGGAGACTTCCGGCCTATGCTCATAAAGCGCATACCACATAGCcaaaaaaaagaaaataataataataataatagtaatagtaatagtagtagtagtgatAGTAACAATAACAATGACAATAATAATAGAGCTCAAGCACCATTCTAATGGCCTTCAATCCATAGACTAGATCACCGCCTATGTGCCCAGAAGAAGAAAAGCTTAGCCATTTGCATCAAAAGTTGCAAGCCCGACACAACTTGCTCTTGCAATTATGACAGTTGGAGAACAGCCCGTTTTAAGAGTCATCACGCTATTGAAAACAAAACTTTTTTTTTTGTAGAACTGGTGGGGGAGAACATGAACTTCCCCTTGGTCTGTTCATCCTAGCCTTGCGTGCGTGTACATCAAGGTTTCTAGCAGCCACCCTCTTCATAGCCTTAGTTGTCATGTCCTCATCTGCAGTCAGTTTCAGCACTGGTTGTTCAGATTTATCAACCTGCCTTCCATTTGACATTCCTCTACCTGCAATCAGCAGATTATCATCGACATCCATATTGTTCCATATTTGATCATTGATAGCCTTGATGGAACCGCCAGACTTAACAGGGACTGTTAGGTCTCGGTTTTCCACCTTAGCCCTTGGATCAGTTTGGTGTTCAATTGTTGCTTGATCTCTTGCACCAGTGAAGGTAAAACCGGTGAGATCCATCAAAACCAAGCTATCCTTCTTTGCCACGGGTGCAATTGTTTGTAATGGCACACTCTCAGTGACAGGTTGCAGCTGTTTAGTTGTTGTCTTTGTCTTGTCTTGCCCTAACAGtttaagtttttgggttaaacTGGTTAGTATGTCCATTCTAACATGGTATTAAGGCCAGATGACTCGAGTTTAAATCCTAGCGGAGGCTTCATTTGTTTCTCTGTAGATGCATGTGAGTGGGgatgttgaagtgtataagtggattacCTACCTTATTCCATCAACTTAATCTTTTGAGTTGATCTGGTTAGTGTATCCTAACATGGTAGATCTCAGCAAGGAAGTGCTTGGCGCTTTGAAAAACTCCTTGGCGAACTTGGAGATGCAGTTGGAGCTATAGGTGACCAGATGGGGCGGGCTATATGAGCCGGCACGAGGCACAACCATTTTGCCACGACACAGGCACGACACGATAGTAATCGTGCTTAGGCCGGCACGAGGCCCGTCATGGGTCGTGCTTGGGCTTAGGTATAAGCCCATCGGGCGGCATGGGAACGACCCGTTTACAATAGGCCCATTTAGCCCAATGAGGCCGAGCACGACCCGTTTGTGGTCTGACCTTATTCATCCCAATCTAGCCCACCATATATACAACTATGACCAACTCGTCCCCCACTTTTAAGCTATTTTCGAGTACTGTTGCGAAAAATGGAGAAAACGACAACAAAAATTGAAAAAAACAAGTTATTTTTAAGCTCTGTTACAAGGCAAGCTCTAGGCCGCCCGACACGTCACGATAGCCCGGCAATGAGACGTTTAAAACTAGTCTGACTGTGCTTGGACTTAGACTTCGGTCCATGGACGGGCACATCATGACTCACCATTTATCTGTGCCGTGCCTCGACTCAATTAAATCGGCTCGACCCGGCACGGAAAGAGATAGGAAGGTGGGAATATTTGCGTCTTTATGCGTACCATAACCACACTGATATGCTGCTATGGCTTGCCACAGATAAAATTGACAAGAAACGAAGAAGAATACATGGCATTTTAATAATGGTTTTTGAAGGAGGGACATTCGCAACGGGGACAAAAGGTTAAATATCGCAATTTGCAGGGGTCATGTTCGTGTGTCCAGACTTCAGATACTGGCTGCTCACATTTGCACCCCTTTTGGGGTCATCCCAATGCATTTCTGTGTGACATGGGATGTCTGAATTCACGGTCACATTGCCTGCTACGAATCACAGCGGAACTTACCTCCATTCTTTGCTGACCGCCAGGAATCTGAATGGCTGAGGGAGACactgcgcaagtggctcgacgacGAGTACTGCCCGGAGCCGGCCAACGTGGACATCAGCAGCACCGCCGCGCGGTCGTATCGCGAATCCCTGATAGCGGGGCAGTCTGACCTGGGAGAGATCTTGCTGAGGATGGTGGGCGACCTGGACAAGCTGTCGTACAGGGAGAGCTTCCACGGCCCCTTCTCGGCCGCCAACGCTGCAGTCCGTTTGATCGCTCAGAGGATGGAGGAGTCACTGCCTGATGAATGACGGTGGTGCGCGACCTGGAGTTTCTATATGGCACGACTTTTGATGAAGTCGTAGGCTATATGTACTTTTGACGATGAACAATTCGATCACCATTCCTCACCGAGGCTGTCGCTGACAGAAAATGGTGAGAATAGGCTCGAGACTTCATTTTTCTGCTGAAATTCGCCAACGTACTATTCTGTTTATGAGCATGTCTTTGAGACGAGCGGTGAAATGCCAACGAGGTGGGTCGACTTAAGGGAGTGCGTGGCCTTCTCTGAAGTAGTTTTGGGTGTGAATTTGCAGTTGACTAGAAATAAAGGGCGCGCTCCGTGGCGCCCTACCCTACGGTGCCAAAACAGATACATGCTATCTTTGTATGTATACAGATCTGATACGTATATAAATACATTGTAGGAATATAAACATATTGTAGAAACACAAATAAATTGTAGGATACAATACGATAATATAATACATATGACACTGACGTAGGTTTCACAATGGTTCTAAAAGACAGTGTATAGACAGTTGCGAAAGGGTGTTCAGTACAGCAATACATAACTCTAACAGTTTGCAGCTTCGAAGACTATACATGTATGGTGCAACAAGCAGATGATCGTTGTACACAAAAGCGCGTTGTAGGCGTTGGTTTGTTGTGCTAGTGCTCAAAAAAGTCTTTGGCACAAACACAACAAGCTACTTAGGTTTAAATATGAAGGGAGAGAAGCACATTCACGTCAAGAAGCAGAGAACTCTAGCGTGGCATGTGCATAGCATCAATGGCGAACCATGATCCAATAGTAACCTGAAACACAGTTGGTGAGAAACATTCACAACAGCAAATTTTTTGGAGTAAGCCATGAATACAAACAAATTGTAGCAATTGACAAAGCAATGTAGAGTGTGGCATGGACTTAAAAATAGCATGCTGACCTAATGTAGTtgatgaaaggatcacgatgcccaagaggggggggtgaattgagcttttctaaaaatcaacactaattaaaacctaagcaagagtccaacttcaccccaacaactagcactaagagaataatactagaaatagaacaatgctaagacaatacttcaaatacttgctaaacaaatacacaatgtaaa harbors:
- the LOC100275988 gene encoding uncharacterized protein LOC100275988; amino-acid sequence: MLSSTSLAALLHGRPHYPFRPSKAHLFLALPNNPTRFLASASVRVAYPPRWHLRAADGERDNRVQELRVPDSWLTPAGATQESEWLRETLRKWLDDEYCPEPANVDISSTAARSYRESLIAGQSDLGEILLRMVGDLDKLSYRESFHGPFSAANAAVRLIAQRMEESLPDE